From one Branchiostoma floridae strain S238N-H82 chromosome 3, Bfl_VNyyK, whole genome shotgun sequence genomic stretch:
- the LOC118411509 gene encoding CDC42 small effector protein 2-like codes for MKMSETWVCFSCCYTEQPQPRRKRIDRTMIGQPTNFVHTGHIGHGDMAGNHDEGDSVQQQSKINSVQLQMRSKGGYDHSSPVNNYQIRAVAVGDLANHN; via the exons ATGAAGATGAGTGAGACCTGGGTCTGCTTCTCGTGCTGTTATACTGAACAACCACAACCG AGGAGAAAAAGAATAGACCGGACGATGATAGGCCAACCCACAAACTTTGTCCACACAGGACACATAGGCCACGGGGACATGGCAGGCAATCAT GACGAGGGAGACTCAGTACAACAACAGTCAAAA atcAATTCAGTTCAGCTGCAGATGAGATCGAAGGGCGGGTATGACCACTCGTCTCCTGTCAACAACTACCAGATCAGAGCAGTAGCAGTGGGGGACTTAGCTAACCATAACTAG